A section of the Pseudovibrio sp. M1P-2-3 genome encodes:
- a CDS encoding tetratricopeptide repeat protein, with protein MNEMYKVGIPVGSSPNTSHSFFKKIQAARSLYLASVCYVVLGGYAFGFDGAQTQDSDQNALQAVSNFAQMSPKEAMRFGAKAYYSGDKESALKPLQYAAEQGVPMAAWKLGQMYAEGDGVQEDDGIAFGYFSQVAHQSGQANPDGQSAPFIANSLVELGTYYLKGIKGTEVVADRRRAKDLFAYAATYFGNADAQYELGMMYLEGEDKPRLRQAARWLKLAAQKGHLDAQGRFGELLFFQKDNPRLKVRGLFWLSLARRQVSDQEHAWLIKSHEQARALSNEAERAKAAKWADAWLQKKQVNVAVAD; from the coding sequence ATGAATGAAATGTATAAAGTTGGCATTCCTGTGGGGAGTTCACCTAATACAAGCCATTCTTTTTTCAAGAAAATTCAAGCTGCTAGGTCACTGTATCTTGCATCTGTCTGCTATGTCGTTCTTGGAGGATATGCTTTCGGGTTTGATGGGGCGCAGACACAGGACTCTGATCAGAATGCTTTGCAGGCTGTGAGTAATTTTGCCCAGATGTCTCCAAAGGAAGCGATGCGCTTTGGGGCAAAGGCATATTACTCGGGTGATAAAGAATCCGCTCTTAAACCCCTCCAGTATGCGGCTGAGCAAGGCGTGCCCATGGCGGCATGGAAGCTCGGCCAGATGTATGCCGAGGGTGATGGTGTGCAAGAGGATGATGGAATTGCTTTTGGTTACTTTTCTCAGGTAGCCCATCAAAGTGGGCAGGCCAATCCTGATGGCCAATCTGCTCCATTTATTGCCAACTCTCTTGTGGAACTGGGTACCTACTATCTGAAGGGGATAAAGGGGACTGAAGTTGTCGCGGATAGAAGGCGCGCAAAAGACTTATTTGCTTATGCTGCCACGTATTTTGGAAATGCAGATGCGCAATATGAACTGGGAATGATGTATCTTGAAGGGGAGGATAAGCCCCGTTTGCGCCAAGCTGCGCGCTGGTTGAAGTTGGCGGCTCAAAAAGGTCACCTAGATGCGCAGGGGCGCTTTGGTGAGCTTTTATTTTTCCAAAAAGACAATCCCCGTCTTAAGGTTCGCGGGTTATTCTGGTTGAGCTTGGCGAGGCGTCAAGTTTCTGATCAGGAACATGCTTGGCTTATCAAGTCCCATGAGCAGGCAAGGGCGCTTTCTAACGAAGCTGAACGGGCCAAGGCGGCAAAGTGGGCAGATGCTTGGCTACAAAAGAAGCAAGTGAATGTGGCGGTTGCCGACTAG
- the parE gene encoding DNA topoisomerase IV subunit B translates to MSSRDDLFAETALPNQGNEFGKPVSKSASAQKLDLEPAKNSKKNSTQDYSAADIEVLEGLEPVRRRPGMYIGGTDEKALHHLFAEVIDNSMDEAVAGHASWIDVYLDNDGYLSVTDNGRGIPIDPHPKYKDKSALEVIMTTLHAGGKFDSKVYETSGGLHGVGVSVVNALSEDLVVEVARNRQLYRQNFKQGIVQGPLEHVGDVHNRRGTMVRFKPDTEIFGKSAKFKPQILLQMARSKAYLFGGVEIRWRCAPELCADLKAVPREATFHFPGGLKDYLQESLQNERLVTDEAFSGRTSATGKHGAVEWAVSWFAGDGFSKSYCNTVPTPEGGTHETGIRYALLRGLKAYGELVGNKKAAHITGDDILTSAASMLSVFIREPEFVGQTKDKLATNAATRIVENAIRDSFDHWLTASPNQANKLLEWVIERADERMRRRQEKDVARKTAVRKLRLPGKLADCSTSQAEGTELFIVEGDSAGGSAKQARNRATQAILPLRGKILNVANAGRDKLVANQQLADLMQALGCGTRSNYKDTDLRYERIIIMTDADVDGAHIAALLITFFYREMPELIDHGHLFLAVPPLYRISQGGKTLYARDDEHRDQLLAKEFKKNGKVEIGRFKGLGEMLPAQLKETTMHPERRTLLKVVINEDNIHDTRDIVEQLMGNKPEARFQFIQERAAFTSDLDL, encoded by the coding sequence ATGAGTTCAAGAGACGATCTATTCGCCGAAACAGCCCTTCCAAATCAAGGCAATGAATTTGGCAAGCCCGTTTCAAAATCTGCAAGCGCTCAGAAGCTTGACCTTGAACCTGCTAAAAATTCCAAGAAAAACAGTACTCAAGACTACTCGGCTGCCGATATTGAAGTGCTGGAGGGACTTGAACCTGTACGCCGGCGACCGGGAATGTACATCGGTGGTACCGACGAAAAAGCACTCCATCACTTATTTGCGGAAGTCATTGATAACTCAATGGATGAAGCCGTCGCAGGGCACGCCAGCTGGATTGACGTGTACTTGGACAATGACGGCTACTTGTCCGTTACCGACAATGGTCGCGGCATTCCCATTGACCCTCACCCAAAATACAAGGACAAGTCCGCCCTTGAAGTCATTATGACGACACTTCATGCGGGCGGTAAGTTCGACAGTAAGGTATACGAAACATCTGGCGGCCTTCACGGTGTTGGCGTGTCTGTAGTTAACGCCCTCTCCGAGGATCTGGTGGTAGAGGTTGCCAGGAACAGACAGCTTTACCGGCAAAACTTCAAACAAGGAATTGTTCAAGGCCCGCTTGAACATGTGGGCGATGTCCACAATCGGCGCGGCACAATGGTTCGTTTCAAGCCGGACACTGAGATTTTTGGGAAAAGCGCAAAATTCAAGCCTCAGATTCTTCTACAGATGGCGCGTTCTAAGGCCTACCTGTTTGGAGGCGTAGAAATACGCTGGCGCTGCGCACCTGAGTTGTGTGCCGATTTAAAGGCAGTTCCCCGGGAAGCCACATTCCATTTCCCTGGCGGACTAAAAGATTACCTTCAAGAATCTCTTCAAAATGAACGCCTTGTAACTGATGAAGCTTTCTCTGGCAGAACAAGCGCCACCGGCAAACACGGAGCGGTAGAGTGGGCTGTTTCCTGGTTTGCGGGGGACGGCTTCTCCAAGTCCTATTGTAATACAGTCCCAACACCTGAGGGCGGCACCCACGAAACGGGCATTAGGTATGCTCTACTTCGCGGCTTAAAGGCCTATGGAGAGTTAGTTGGCAACAAAAAAGCCGCTCACATAACCGGTGATGACATTCTAACGTCCGCCGCCTCAATGCTCTCTGTCTTTATTCGGGAGCCTGAATTTGTAGGACAAACCAAGGATAAATTGGCAACCAACGCTGCCACCCGCATTGTTGAAAATGCAATTCGTGACTCCTTTGATCACTGGCTAACCGCTAGCCCAAACCAAGCAAACAAGCTCTTGGAGTGGGTTATCGAGCGCGCTGATGAGCGCATGCGACGTCGGCAAGAGAAAGACGTTGCACGTAAGACAGCGGTTAGAAAACTAAGATTACCTGGAAAACTGGCGGACTGCTCCACCAGCCAAGCAGAAGGAACAGAGCTCTTCATCGTGGAGGGCGATTCAGCGGGTGGCTCAGCAAAGCAAGCACGCAACCGCGCCACGCAAGCCATTCTTCCCTTAAGAGGTAAAATCCTGAACGTTGCCAACGCTGGCCGTGACAAACTCGTTGCAAACCAGCAACTTGCGGACCTGATGCAAGCGCTTGGCTGCGGCACTCGCTCTAATTACAAGGATACAGACCTTCGATATGAGCGGATCATCATCATGACAGATGCTGATGTTGATGGCGCACATATTGCCGCACTTCTCATAACATTCTTTTATCGCGAAATGCCCGAACTCATTGATCACGGTCATTTATTCCTAGCAGTTCCTCCACTTTATCGCATAAGCCAAGGCGGCAAAACTTTATATGCGCGAGACGATGAGCACAGGGACCAGCTTCTGGCAAAAGAGTTCAAGAAAAACGGCAAAGTAGAAATCGGGCGCTTTAAAGGTCTTGGCGAAATGTTACCAGCCCAATTGAAAGAGACGACCATGCATCCGGAGCGGCGGACACTTCTAAAGGTTGTTATCAATGAAGATAACATTCATGACACTAGAGATATCGTGGAGCAGTTAATGGGTAACAAGCCCGAAGCACGCTTCCAGTTTATTCAAGAAAGAGCAGCATTTACCAGTGACCTAGATTTGTAA
- a CDS encoding IclR family transcriptional regulator, giving the protein MKSEEEVDRRFATTLARGLKVLRAFRPSDDGLGNQEISKRTGIPKSSVSRLTFTLHKLGYLSHSHRHDRYRFGPAALALGNVANASVTFVEAANPLMQELADETGTLAIIAVRDEHKMLLTKTWRPKGGSTIWLDVGTRIPLAQSSSGHAYLASLSDQEFENALQQILPADASVNEELLRRFRREGYQQMINNGFVSPAPEQRYAETINAVSTGFRSNDFGDPVAISCGATSEDLSTAKLFEEVGPKLRDKVRELEKSMGLPPVMVTRG; this is encoded by the coding sequence GTGAAGAGTGAAGAAGAGGTTGACCGCCGGTTTGCAACCACACTGGCACGTGGCCTGAAAGTGCTCAGGGCCTTTCGCCCCTCTGATGACGGGTTGGGGAATCAGGAAATTTCCAAGAGAACCGGGATACCCAAGTCCTCCGTCTCTCGCCTGACCTTCACACTTCATAAATTGGGATACCTTTCCCACTCCCACCGTCATGACCGGTATCGCTTTGGTCCTGCGGCTCTGGCTCTTGGCAATGTTGCCAATGCCTCGGTGACGTTTGTCGAAGCTGCCAACCCCTTGATGCAAGAGCTGGCGGATGAAACGGGAACGCTGGCGATCATTGCTGTGCGCGATGAGCACAAGATGCTTTTGACAAAGACTTGGCGGCCCAAAGGGGGATCCACCATCTGGCTGGATGTGGGAACCCGTATTCCACTTGCCCAATCCTCCTCAGGTCATGCTTATCTTGCCAGTCTTTCCGATCAGGAGTTTGAGAACGCGTTGCAGCAGATTTTACCGGCTGATGCTAGTGTGAATGAGGAATTGCTGCGCCGGTTCCGCCGTGAGGGCTACCAGCAGATGATCAACAACGGTTTTGTAAGCCCTGCACCGGAGCAGCGCTATGCGGAAACCATCAATGCTGTGTCCACGGGCTTTAGAAGTAACGACTTTGGAGACCCGGTTGCCATTTCGTGTGGAGCGACCAGTGAAGACCTATCCACTGCAAAACTGTTCGAAGAAGTTGGACCAAAGTTGAGGGATAAGGTGCGCGAGCTTGAAAAGTCCATGGGGTTGCCACCGGTGATGGTGACACGGGGGTAA
- the tenA gene encoding thiaminase II, translating into MSLFERLKADCPVVWNNYIDHEFTRGVGNGSLSKDAFLRYLAQDYLFLIEFSRAYALSIYKSNTLDQMKRGLKGVQSILDTEMQLHVRFSEKWGIHEQDLVNTKPEIATTAYTQFVLHSGMKGDLLDLKVALAPCVIGYAEIGRSLLQSSNATGAENPFNDWILEYAGEEYQNLANEAIQELDLLASEYMTEQRYSRVLEIFEKATQLEVNFWDMGLGR; encoded by the coding sequence GTGTCGTTATTTGAACGCTTAAAAGCGGACTGTCCTGTTGTTTGGAATAACTATATTGACCATGAGTTCACACGGGGGGTAGGGAATGGCTCTCTGTCTAAGGACGCTTTTTTGCGATATCTTGCCCAAGACTATCTATTTTTGATTGAGTTCTCGCGGGCCTATGCTCTTTCAATATATAAGAGCAATACCCTTGATCAGATGAAAAGGGGCCTAAAAGGCGTCCAGTCCATTTTAGATACTGAAATGCAGCTTCATGTCCGTTTCAGCGAGAAGTGGGGCATTCATGAGCAAGATTTGGTAAACACCAAACCCGAGATAGCAACAACAGCTTATACTCAATTCGTACTACATTCCGGCATGAAGGGGGACCTGTTAGATTTGAAGGTTGCTTTAGCGCCTTGTGTTATCGGCTATGCCGAGATAGGGCGGAGCTTACTTCAAAGTTCCAATGCAACAGGTGCCGAAAATCCTTTCAACGATTGGATATTGGAATACGCGGGTGAGGAGTACCAAAACCTTGCTAATGAGGCGATCCAGGAATTGGACCTTCTAGCCTCTGAGTATATGACAGAGCAAAGGTATTCGCGGGTTTTAGAGATTTTTGAAAAGGCCACTCAGTTAGAAGTTAATTTCTGGGATATGGGGTTGGGGCGTTAA
- a CDS encoding GGDEF domain-containing protein: MSKDENIKRSLVYADSALKHIKTSEIPAFPRNYELWYSYSSGINPNLTRSINKILSETGKLTEEQADSIYNRYLSVDRLSERIDEVGGKVTDKINDLVEILKRSSQKNTLYVDHLETALDKMGTELTQSELKLLTLDLIRITASTLDINRAHQDKLLTARDHLSDLHENLETIRAESLKDELTTLYNRRHFDQTLDRAVQAANEGETPLALLITDIDHFKQFNDNYGHQTGDQVLRLVAMATKQNVTPQDIACRYGGEEFGVILPLTSLTVAQEIAEKIRRAVLSKELIKRSTGENLGRITLSVGVASFRSGDTSQSLIERADAALYQAKGMGRNLVKTELDLPDFGQVA; encoded by the coding sequence ATGTCAAAAGACGAAAATATCAAACGTTCTCTTGTTTATGCAGATAGCGCATTAAAGCATATTAAAACTAGTGAAATCCCTGCATTTCCTAGAAACTATGAGCTTTGGTACAGTTACTCTTCAGGTATAAACCCAAATCTGACGCGCTCAATCAACAAGATCCTAAGTGAGACGGGAAAACTCACAGAGGAACAAGCGGATAGTATATATAATCGCTATCTATCAGTTGATCGTCTGAGTGAACGCATTGATGAGGTTGGGGGCAAAGTCACTGACAAGATTAATGATCTTGTAGAGATACTGAAGCGAAGCTCACAAAAGAACACCCTTTACGTTGATCATCTGGAAACAGCTTTGGATAAGATGGGAACTGAGCTCACACAAAGTGAACTCAAGCTACTCACTCTTGATCTTATTCGAATTACGGCATCTACATTGGACATCAACCGGGCTCACCAAGATAAGCTTCTGACTGCCCGAGACCACCTTTCCGACCTTCATGAGAACCTCGAAACCATTCGCGCTGAATCGTTGAAAGATGAGCTAACTACCCTTTATAATCGGCGGCACTTTGATCAAACTCTTGACAGAGCTGTGCAAGCGGCAAATGAAGGTGAAACGCCACTCGCTCTTCTAATTACCGATATAGATCACTTCAAACAGTTTAATGATAATTATGGCCACCAAACAGGTGATCAGGTATTGAGATTGGTAGCCATGGCAACCAAACAAAACGTGACCCCTCAAGATATAGCTTGTAGATATGGTGGTGAGGAGTTCGGCGTCATCCTTCCCCTAACTTCATTGACAGTTGCACAGGAAATAGCCGAAAAAATCAGAAGGGCAGTTCTGTCTAAAGAACTGATTAAGCGCTCTACTGGTGAGAACTTGGGACGCATAACGCTTTCAGTTGGCGTCGCTTCATTTCGGAGCGGGGATACCAGTCAAAGTCTGATAGAACGGGCCGATGCTGCCCTTTATCAAGCGAAGGGCATGGGGCGTAACCTTGTAAAAACTGAACTTGATCTTCCAGATTTTGGTCAAGTAGCTTAG
- a CDS encoding DEAD/DEAH box helicase, protein MSFSSLGLSEKVLAAVEKSGYTEPTAIQAGAIPHVLERRDVLGIAQTGTGKTASFTLPMITLLEKGRARARMPRTLILEPTRELAAQVEENFRKYGENQKLNVALLIGGVSFGDQDRILERGADVLIATPGRLLDHVERGKLLLQGVDILVIDEADRMLDMGFIPDIERICKLIPFTRQTLFFSATMPPEIQRLVDDFLHNPEKIEIAKASTTADTVTQRVVASEPEDYEKRAILRDQINQAEELTNAIIFCNRKRDVSILFRSLDKHGFSVGALHGDMDQRTRMTMLDNFKKGNISILVASDVAARGLDIPSVSHVFNYDLPLHAEDYVHRIGRTGRAGRSGTATSIVTGKDEKLLKAIEENISKNLEWLGSPLDFAAFAEEKKSRKRQPKSSSSRNKTTTRSSKKVTRQTKMEDQPDSTLITDMTPQPSVPAAYHEQVSSKPAHSRTHPEDLVLFKNSSHVPAFILREFDSRLK, encoded by the coding sequence ATGTCATTTTCCTCTCTTGGACTAAGCGAGAAAGTTCTCGCAGCTGTTGAAAAGTCTGGCTACACAGAGCCCACTGCCATTCAGGCAGGAGCCATTCCTCATGTCCTAGAGCGCCGGGACGTCCTCGGAATTGCTCAAACAGGGACTGGGAAAACAGCCTCGTTTACTCTTCCGATGATTACGCTTTTGGAAAAGGGCCGTGCAAGAGCACGTATGCCAAGAACACTCATACTCGAGCCTACAAGAGAACTTGCTGCTCAAGTTGAAGAGAACTTCCGAAAATACGGTGAAAACCAAAAGTTAAACGTGGCGCTCCTCATTGGCGGCGTTTCGTTCGGCGATCAAGACAGAATTTTGGAACGCGGTGCCGATGTTCTAATCGCGACGCCAGGACGCCTTCTAGACCATGTGGAACGAGGAAAGCTACTCTTACAAGGTGTCGATATCTTGGTTATTGATGAAGCTGATCGCATGCTGGACATGGGCTTCATTCCAGATATTGAACGCATCTGTAAGTTAATACCCTTTACACGCCAAACACTCTTCTTCTCGGCGACGATGCCTCCAGAAATTCAAAGGCTTGTAGACGATTTTCTCCATAACCCGGAAAAAATTGAAATCGCCAAAGCCTCCACAACTGCGGACACTGTTACCCAAAGGGTTGTTGCGTCCGAGCCTGAGGATTACGAAAAAAGGGCTATTCTGCGGGATCAAATCAATCAAGCTGAAGAGCTCACCAACGCGATTATTTTCTGCAACCGAAAACGGGATGTATCAATTCTATTCCGCTCTCTGGACAAACACGGCTTTTCCGTAGGTGCGCTACACGGGGATATGGATCAGCGTACCCGAATGACAATGCTTGATAACTTTAAGAAAGGGAATATTTCCATTCTTGTTGCCAGTGATGTAGCGGCCAGAGGTCTGGACATTCCAAGCGTTAGCCATGTGTTTAACTATGACCTTCCCCTGCACGCTGAAGATTATGTACACAGGATCGGTAGAACAGGGCGCGCGGGAAGAAGTGGCACTGCAACATCAATTGTTACAGGTAAAGATGAAAAGCTATTGAAAGCCATCGAAGAGAATATTTCCAAAAACTTGGAATGGCTTGGCTCTCCACTTGATTTTGCTGCATTCGCAGAAGAGAAAAAATCCCGGAAGCGGCAACCAAAAAGCTCGTCTTCCAGAAATAAAACAACAACTCGCAGCTCGAAAAAGGTTACACGGCAAACAAAAATGGAAGACCAGCCTGATTCTACACTTATCACAGATATGACGCCACAGCCTTCAGTGCCTGCAGCTTATCACGAACAGGTCTCCAGCAAGCCAGCTCATAGCCGTACGCACCCAGAAGACTTAGTCTTATTCAAAAACAGCTCACACGTTCCCGCATTCATTTTGCGCGAATTTGACTCTCGCCTCAAATAG
- a CDS encoding peptidylprolyl isomerase has translation MPLKTIVKEPLFQFLGLGFLLYSAVQGLAPEQLERTSENQIEVTKPALINYMQFRAKSFTPGNAEEHFEALDEQSKETLHADYVRDQVLYNEALSLGLDGNDEVIKRRLILKMEYVSAGFLQDMPEVKEEDLIAYFKENQETYRVPASMSFTHIFFSGEKNGFDAAKQMATHLLPQLNSQQVSFSDAAKYGDRFLYNRSYQDRPYTLVSNHFGGNFAESAFDNTTSENWQGPFISEHGAHLLYINDSKPSRIPQLEEVATAVLWDIRRSNKEHNKKINYEKMLSNYNIITREDVL, from the coding sequence ATGCCATTGAAAACAATAGTAAAGGAGCCTCTTTTCCAGTTTTTGGGATTGGGGTTTCTCCTCTACTCTGCCGTGCAGGGGCTTGCTCCTGAGCAATTGGAGCGGACAAGTGAAAACCAGATTGAAGTCACGAAACCTGCACTGATCAACTATATGCAATTTCGCGCCAAGAGCTTCACTCCCGGAAACGCAGAAGAGCATTTTGAAGCTCTAGATGAGCAGAGCAAAGAAACCTTGCACGCCGATTACGTGCGTGATCAGGTCCTTTATAATGAAGCGCTCTCATTGGGACTTGATGGTAATGATGAAGTCATCAAGCGCCGCTTGATACTCAAGATGGAATATGTATCCGCTGGCTTCCTTCAGGATATGCCAGAGGTCAAGGAAGAGGATCTGATCGCCTATTTTAAGGAGAATCAGGAGACCTACCGGGTTCCAGCCAGCATGAGCTTCACCCATATCTTCTTTTCCGGTGAAAAGAACGGCTTCGATGCGGCCAAGCAAATGGCAACCCACCTACTGCCGCAGTTGAACAGCCAGCAAGTCTCCTTTTCCGATGCGGCCAAGTACGGAGACCGCTTCCTGTACAACAGAAGTTATCAAGATCGCCCCTATACGCTGGTTTCAAATCACTTTGGCGGTAATTTCGCGGAATCCGCCTTTGATAACACCACCTCGGAAAACTGGCAGGGGCCGTTTATATCCGAACACGGCGCCCACCTTCTTTATATCAACGATTCCAAGCCTTCCCGCATTCCTCAACTCGAGGAAGTCGCTACTGCTGTTCTTTGGGACATAAGGAGATCAAACAAGGAACATAACAAGAAAATCAACTATGAGAAGATGCTCTCAAATTACAACATCATCACAAGAGAGGACGTACTTTGA
- a CDS encoding DUF3604 domain-containing protein, producing the protein MFNRGSLAASLVISSGIFTLIASSGESLAQSDKYPSELLFGDTHLHTSYSFDAFLNQNKSADPDTAYRWAKGLPVVHPYTGARVQIKTPLDFLVVSDHAEGMGVVQSILKGEDLKPDAGMMLSLKRMLVIRLLKNSVATPEGGFELFSDLMPRAGQNPGSDPITDPNHDDPNSRNELGDTSGTQRVAWHEIVDAAEHHNDPGKFTSFIGWEWSSVPTGANLHRVVFTPDGGDKARQFRPFGSDQGEYPEQLWNFLDETSKKTGARFVAIPHNSNISKGYMFAETTLKGRPITQDYARTRVNWEPVVEVTQVKGDSETHPSLSPDDEFADFENYTNYIQKGQYKFNPQSGDFIRSALKTGIQIEQKIGANPYKFGMIGSTDSHTGLSTAEEDNFLGKYALDSIPAEKRRSGQDGEPISGGWKMAAAGLAAVWAKENTREEIYAAFKRREVYATTGSRMAVRMFGGWNFEESMADAEELPEIGYNQGVPMGSDLPPSSMASTKAPSFLIRATKDPIGANLDRVQIIKGWVDENGKQYEKVYNVSWSGDRNVNPDGKLPPVGNTVDLKTGGYTNDIGQAELSTVWQDPDFNNKHHAFYYARVLEIPTPRHSLLDGLALKINTPKEGPATLQERAYTSPIWFTPNS; encoded by the coding sequence TTGTTTAATCGTGGCTCCTTGGCGGCTTCGCTTGTTATTTCAAGCGGAATATTTACGCTTATAGCATCATCTGGCGAATCACTCGCGCAATCCGATAAATATCCTAGTGAACTTCTTTTCGGAGATACCCACCTTCATACGTCCTACTCATTCGATGCGTTTTTGAATCAGAACAAGTCAGCGGATCCGGACACTGCCTATAGGTGGGCAAAAGGACTGCCTGTTGTTCACCCTTACACCGGTGCCCGCGTTCAGATCAAAACCCCCCTTGATTTTCTAGTGGTTTCAGATCATGCCGAAGGCATGGGCGTGGTGCAGTCCATCTTGAAAGGTGAAGACCTTAAGCCGGATGCTGGTATGATGCTCTCTTTAAAGCGCATGCTGGTGATCCGCTTATTGAAAAACTCCGTCGCAACTCCTGAAGGTGGCTTCGAGCTGTTTTCCGACTTGATGCCGCGAGCTGGTCAAAATCCGGGCTCAGATCCGATCACCGACCCCAATCACGACGACCCCAACAGTCGTAACGAGCTTGGCGACACCTCCGGCACCCAACGCGTTGCGTGGCACGAAATTGTGGATGCAGCAGAGCATCACAACGACCCCGGCAAGTTCACCAGTTTTATCGGCTGGGAGTGGAGCTCCGTTCCCACAGGCGCCAACTTGCACCGCGTAGTCTTTACCCCCGACGGTGGTGACAAAGCCCGTCAATTCCGCCCCTTCGGATCTGATCAGGGCGAATATCCGGAACAGCTTTGGAATTTCCTGGATGAAACCTCCAAGAAAACTGGCGCCCGGTTTGTCGCAATCCCTCACAACTCAAACATATCAAAGGGGTATATGTTTGCAGAGACCACACTGAAGGGCCGCCCGATTACGCAGGATTATGCACGCACCCGTGTGAACTGGGAGCCTGTGGTGGAAGTGACACAGGTGAAGGGCGATTCGGAAACCCACCCTTCCCTTTCTCCTGATGATGAGTTTGCTGATTTCGAAAACTACACAAACTACATCCAGAAGGGGCAGTACAAATTCAATCCGCAATCAGGTGACTTTATACGCTCGGCCCTGAAGACCGGTATTCAGATAGAGCAGAAGATTGGCGCGAATCCCTACAAGTTCGGCATGATCGGTTCCACCGATTCCCACACCGGCCTGTCAACCGCTGAAGAAGATAACTTCCTTGGCAAGTATGCTCTTGATTCAATTCCAGCCGAAAAGCGCCGCTCCGGTCAGGACGGCGAGCCCATTTCCGGTGGCTGGAAAATGGCCGCAGCGGGCCTTGCAGCCGTTTGGGCCAAAGAGAATACACGCGAAGAAATTTATGCGGCTTTCAAACGCCGCGAAGTTTACGCGACAACAGGCTCACGCATGGCAGTGCGCATGTTTGGCGGCTGGAACTTTGAAGAAAGCATGGCCGATGCCGAAGAGTTGCCGGAAATCGGTTACAACCAAGGCGTACCTATGGGAAGTGACTTACCCCCTTCCTCCATGGCTTCAACCAAGGCACCAAGCTTCCTGATCCGAGCAACAAAAGACCCGATCGGCGCCAATCTGGACCGCGTCCAGATCATTAAGGGCTGGGTTGATGAAAATGGTAAGCAGTATGAGAAGGTCTACAATGTCTCGTGGTCAGGTGATCGAAATGTGAACCCCGATGGCAAATTGCCACCTGTGGGCAACACAGTAGATTTGAAAACCGGCGGGTATACAAATGACATTGGTCAGGCCGAACTGTCAACCGTTTGGCAGGACCCCGATTTCAACAATAAACATCATGCATTTTATTATGCTCGAGTTCTGGAAATCCCAACCCCGCGCCACTCGCTGCTAGATGGTCTTGCGTTAAAAATCAATACGCCAAAAGAAGGTCCTGCAACCCTTCAAGAACGTGCGTACACTTCACCTATCTGGTTCACACCAAACAGCTAA
- a CDS encoding HupE/UreJ family protein: MGFFTCASSAAHEGRPIYIKLQELSPTQVSLQWKIPPVMEDHLAPSITLSGGLCSNPNQQQPQTLPARLSGKVLYECSGQRTERQVNITFPGANPALSSLLILEDIEGNQSQQFVAPDVFVLHPYNDKTLTEVALQYVVSGAEHILIGYDHLLFILCLIYIAGSFRQLLITVTGFTIAHSITLVVSSMQLVWVPIVFIEVLIALSILVLAAEIARKNPDTLTKRYPVALASFFGLLHGFGFASVLSDYGLPQSLHFTALAFFNLGVEIGQVIFIAVVLVAAKLVMMAIPPVRRHQGAVNTVLITGIGLMASYWFMERAAGLIS, encoded by the coding sequence ATGGGTTTCTTCACATGTGCAAGTAGCGCCGCACATGAAGGGCGACCCATTTACATAAAGCTTCAGGAGCTTTCTCCAACGCAAGTTTCCTTGCAATGGAAAATCCCGCCGGTCATGGAGGATCACCTCGCGCCTTCCATCACTTTGTCCGGCGGATTGTGTTCCAATCCAAATCAGCAGCAGCCCCAAACACTCCCTGCCCGCTTAAGCGGAAAGGTTCTCTATGAATGTTCTGGGCAGCGCACAGAGCGACAAGTCAACATAACATTCCCCGGTGCCAATCCGGCCTTGTCCAGCCTACTGATATTGGAGGATATTGAGGGAAATCAAAGTCAACAGTTCGTCGCTCCAGATGTATTCGTCCTGCATCCTTATAATGACAAGACCCTCACGGAAGTGGCATTGCAGTATGTGGTCTCGGGCGCAGAACACATTCTGATCGGCTACGACCATCTGCTGTTTATTCTCTGTCTCATATATATAGCAGGAAGTTTCCGCCAGCTCCTTATAACAGTAACCGGATTTACAATTGCCCACTCGATCACACTAGTTGTATCCAGCATGCAACTGGTTTGGGTACCTATTGTTTTCATCGAGGTTCTCATTGCCTTGAGTATTCTTGTTCTGGCTGCGGAAATTGCACGCAAGAACCCCGATACACTAACGAAACGCTATCCTGTCGCACTCGCCAGCTTCTTTGGCCTTTTGCACGGCTTCGGCTTTGCCAGTGTTCTATCTGATTACGGCTTGCCTCAGTCCCTCCACTTCACCGCACTCGCGTTCTTTAACCTTGGCGTTGAAATTGGACAGGTGATCTTTATCGCAGTGGTCCTTGTTGCCGCAAAACTGGTCATGATGGCAATCCCGCCCGTCAGGCGTCATCAAGGCGCAGTCAATACGGTCCTGATCACCGGCATCGGCCTCATGGCCTCCTATTGGTTCATGGAACGGGCTGCAGGGCTCATATCGTGA